GCTACAGGATACCCTCCTGCTGCCCACTCAAAAGTGATCTGGGTCTCCTGCTCACCACTTAGGAGTGACCTGGCTATCTCCAGTACACTCAGAATGGACCTAACCTCTTGCTAACCATTTGGTCGAAATATAGATAGCCTACCCACTCAGAAGAGACCCAATCTTCTGCTGCCCGCTCACAAGAGACCCAATCTCCTGCTGCCCACTCACAAGAGACCCAATCTCTTGCTGCCCCTTCAGGAGAGACCCAATCTTCTGCTGCCCACTCACAAGAGACCCAATCTTCTGATGCCCACTCACAAGAGACCCAATCTCCTGCTGCCCACTCACAAGAGACCCAATCTCCTGCTGCCCGCTCAGAAGAGACCCAATCTTCTGATGCCCCCTCAGGAGAGACCCAATCTCCTGCTGCCCCCTCAGGAGAGACCCAATCTTCTGCTGCCCCCTCAGGAGAGACCCAATCTCCTGCTGCCCCCTCAGAAGAGACCCAATCACCTGCTGCCCCCTCAGAAGAGACCCAATCTCCTGCTGCCCCCTCAGAAGAGACCCAATCTCCTGCTGCCCACTCAGAAGAGACCCAATCTTCTGCTGCCCGCTCACAAGAGACCCAATCTCCTGCTGCCCCCTCAGGAGAGACCCAATCTCCTGCTGCCCCCTCAGAAGAGACCCAATCTCCTGCTGCCCGCTCAGGAGAGACCCAATCTTCTGATGCCCTCTCAGGAGAGACCCAATCTCCTGCTGCCCCCTCAGAAGAGACCCAATCTCCTGCTGCCCGCTCAGGAGAGACCCAATCTCCTGCTGCCCCCTCAGAAGAGACCCAATCTCCTGCTGCCCGCTCAGGAGAGACCCAATCTTCTGCTGCCCGCTCAGGAGAGACCCAATCTTCTGCTGCCCGCTCAGGAGAGACCCGGGCTCTCCATGTTTGTGCCGGCATCCCCCACCAGATCCATCATCGCCACCTCTCCCGCTGGTTCCTAGAGATTAAGAAGGCACGCAAGCAGAACAAGCACAGCGTTCGCACTTTTAAGAATTCTCTAGCCTGAAACAACCTTTTATGAAGAAGAAATaagaaacaagaaaaaaaaagaggataGGAAAATAGAGGATAGGAAAATAAAATTACGCAGAATCAGGAAAAATATAAACACAAGTGTCTAGTAGAACAGTAGTGGAAATAGTCGCAATGTTAGTTTTAGCAGTAATAATATATTTTTGTGTAGTTGTTTTGACAACAATTTAAGGAAAAGTCTATCACAAATTTGCTGGCTAATCTCTGGACGGTATACACTCGTACCAATCCAGAGTACCCAATCTCAGTGCTGGGTTACCAGTGGTGGGTACTTGCTGGTCCTCAGTGCACTGTTACTAGGGTTACCACTGGCCAGGTTTCCTAATCTTGTTATATGTCCCACGAAAAATGTCTCAAATAGGTATTTCGGTATATCTGTTTTTGTGTGGCTATCCAAGAttatatgctctctctctctctctctctctctctctctctctctctctctctctctctctctctctctctctctctctctctctctctctctctctctctctctctctctctctctctctctctctctctctctctctctctctctctctctctctctctctctctctctctctctctctctctctctctctctttctctctctctctttctctctctctctcctgaaacCTGTGGAAAAAATCTCTGGAAAACAAAATCATAACTTCAGACATCTCAGATGTAACAGTGTGAGCTAGTTCTACTTAAAGTGGACTCAATGAGACCGACCCGCATATGACAGTCCTTTACCACCCATGTTTAATCTTGAAAGTTTCGGTGAGTGTAGCCTCCAAACGTTTGTCACGctaacagacagacattctcttctaTATATGTAGAATATAGATTAATTAAATTAGAAACATTTATGGCTATTAAGCTGAACCTGGCTTCAACTTTCATGCCATGTAGGTATTGCTTTGCAGGATGAGATTCTTATCATTATCTTTATCTTGCCTAATGATAATCGAATTCATATTATTGGGGACAGGTTTTCTCTAAGTTCCATCAATGTCCCATTAGCCAATGATTCGCTTTCACCAGGAAGGGGAAATGGGGAGGGAATTATTtgggagagcgccaagccattacaactatattgcacttcgaaggggtcaggataaagattagggatgggacgggggggaagaaatggtgcccaaccacttggacggtcgaggactgaacgccgacctgcatgacgcgagaccttcgctctaccgtccaccccaagtggttaagTGATCCACAATACCCGAGAAATTTGCAAGTACATATTCACCATTAGGTTAATAGGTGAATCAGGTGCAAGGAAACTTATAAAAATGCCTCGCCCTGACCGAGAACGGAAACTGGGATTATTCACTCGTGAGCTGAGCCCGTTCGCTACTATTATGCACTCTGACCTCTCGGAaccgagttacagccccgctcctgtgccaggtaagtccactacgggctcaccatagcccgtgctactttggaacttttgttccgagtagctgaatctaaaacaacaacaactctcggAACCAACCTCAAACTACATAAAATGAGGCGTCTGAGAATCTCATGGGTTCCTGCACACCAGGCAGCAACTACTGGTGGACTTGCAACCTGTGGAAATAAATCATTTGTTCGTAGATCATGCGTGCTATTGAGGGCATATGTACAACAATTTGTCTTCGGAGAGCGTCGTGACCGCGGTACCATGTACAGTGAGCGTCTCTACTGGTACAAGAGCGTCGTCCGAACTAATGTGTCACTGATGAGAAGTTACAAAGTGTGAAGTACATCTTTACAGCGAGGATTCTGTCGTTATGACTCCTGTACTGAGGGAATGCAGGATGaaatgtgaacaaatccacatgggccgtgtctcgaacctacgtccgagaggattccCAGGGTGTTACGATGGAATATAGTGTGTAGGTTAAGGCTCTTGAGTTAGtcctcgatgttgtagtgttacaAGACCTAGAGTAGGGTGAAGTTACAGTAACTTGGCCTCAGTGTTGCTGTGTGACAAGGTTGTAGAATACGATAACAAACCAATGTCTCTGTTGGGTAATATGCACAAGTATCATAATTCTTCGAATTTACGAGCACTAAAAGTGAGCGTAAAAACTACGTGCTTCTTTTATGATCGTTAACGAAACAATTAAGTCTCATGCAACATATATGCATCGTTAATTAAAAAGTTGTAGCTATAACCTAATGACCAATAATTATCGTACAACTGGCAGCATGACACCAAAGGTAAACAAACAAATGGGCTTTTTCCTGAGAGGCTAAAAGACTAACGTTAACGAGTGTATAAACTTGGGTGAACTCCTTAAACCGATCGTCGTAATCCCTAAATAAAaaacaggaacaacaacaataacaagtcTTTAAAGTCTTGAAGACTTTAACAAGTCTTCAAGTCTCATTCATTCAAAATTGATATATCTGGGTAATGTAAAGACCGTagagtgtatgtgtactcacctagttgtgcttgcgggggttgaacttctgctctttggtcccgcctctcaatcgtcaatctactggtgaacagattcctgagcttctcgagctctatcatatctacatttgaaactgtgtatggagtcagcctccaccacatcacttcctaatgcattccatcagctaactactctgacactggaaaagttctttctaacgtccttgtagctcatttgggtcgctggagatgtgtgtgtgtgggggaggggggatgtgaatttgtgtgtgtctgtacttatTAATTAAGTAACCTTACATGGTTGAGCATTAGCTCCTTAACCCTGTCTCTGTATATTCTGGTAATTTGTCATTAGGTCATTTTGTCTCATCTGTTTTGTGGGGTGTTTCTTCTATCGTTACCCACTTAACATTGTtctatgcattttttttttttagttttagttTGCATGCATCATATTCAATAATTGAGAGAAATCTCTCTGGTGTCTTCACAACGGGGTTATTGTTCTTGAAAAGATCCCTTAAAAGTGGCAGTTGGAGGCAGAATGCCAATGGGTCGTAGAGGTTATGGTAATATTTATTAATGCGTATTTCACTTGAAggcacatttatttttatttgtggaACATGCTAAAAACTCACTGTTCTTTACAATCATTTCAGTGCTTTATTGTtgcttatttcattatatatatatatatatatatatatatatatatatatatatatatatatatatatatatatatatatatatatatatatatatatacattcactaTTCCCTAGTtgtcaataaattattattattgttatttagtaataattacgtattattcattatttattattgttCTGTGAATAGTGGTATACAAGACGTATTCAGCGTGTGTGACTTATACTTGTGTATGATTTATACACTGATAACATTGCCAATTCATATTCAAATGCATTATTGTTTAGACAAACCAGTACGCAGGCAAAAGAGAGCTTATAAGCCTTTTTGGAGCAATGTTAAAGAAAATCTTTAGAAACTGTACAATATGTGTTGGtagttatttatataaatttagaTATATACTGAGTGCTTGAGACAGATTCTCCTGTGATTTTGGCAAATTACAATGGGAATAAAAATTATTTTAAGAAAGATTATGGATAATTTCATGAGATCCTGAGATGTTTTTTTAATACGATGCGATTCctaaacaaaaattaaaaaagcCTCTAGTCCTTTAAAGAAAAACGAAATGCTGACTGAAATGCTTATCTGTGTGAGGCCAGATCCTTAAAACCTGCTCTTTCCGATTGAAAAAAGTCATTCGTTGAATGCTAAATCGAGAAAATGCAGAATGAAGGTCAAGCAAAGATTGAAAGATTACGTAAAAAGAGCCCTTCATATCATTTCAATTTATGATAATTTTCTGATGCAATCACAGTGCCTTTTTTCTGTAGAGAAGGGTAGGTAGGAAGGATGATACTTGTTCTATGTACTGCAAGTTTTTCCGTACCATTATCACAgccacattattattattgttattaatgttattataggtattattaataatttaattataattattatatacacgaagaaatcacactaatgtgatacatatatcaatgagaaatcaAATGGAACACTGAGGTGAGACAAACCCGCGATCAGTGTACTTCCAGCCATCCCTTCAGAGGTCTAAAATCAATCTCCGACTAAAGTAAGTTTTTCAGGAGCACCAGATTGTGAGCGAGGAAAGTAGCAGAAGAGAGGAAGAAGCGGCTCTATTGATAACAGTGTTAAAGATTTCTTAGATATTTACAATGTCAAACATAAGCGAGGACGCTGGACGCCATCATATGGATTGTTAAAGAAAGCAATTAGAGTTTTGGAGGTGGAAGTCATATCATAGCAAATAACAGGATACAAGGATAGTAACAATGTATCTAATGCACAAAAaagtcacattaacgtgatatatgagTGGCCAAAATCCGTAGGAATCATGAGGAAGATTCGAACCCGCACACTGGGTTCCCtcaagcacacgccttagaccaTTTAACCATTACATGCATAAATGCAATGCAACCTTTCATTGAACTCTATCTTCTAGGGGGTCCTGAGGCTTTCGCTGAAACCCAATCAAGGATTCACAAATTATCATTAACATTTTTCCATTGATACATCAGATTAATGAGATTTCTCGGTGTATTTGAAGAGACGCGTTGGAGATTGAATTCTAAATCACAGCCAGACTGTGTGCTGGTAATGTGTGAAGCCCTACTGGGCTTTAATGGAAGCTTCAGGACTCCTTCAGGATTCAATTGACTACCAGCTTGCATTACTTTTGAGCATGTCGTGGTTAAGTAGTtcaaggcgtgtgcttgggagtacccagtgtgcaAGTTCGAGTCCTTGTAGCTTCTGCATAATTTTCTAAATTCATCTAATAGCATAATTCAAAGTGTTGCAAATGTAGATATCAGAATGCGAGCAAAGATCCTAGATGTGGGTAACTTTATCCACCCATAAATTGAATGAGAAGAGAAAATTTCTTATGAAAATGAAGAGGTGTGGAGCACTAAACTAGTTCAGGcatgaaaatatattttcttatataACACGTCTAAGAGCAGAACACATTGCTGAAAGGCGATATTTCTCCAAGACTAAATCTTATTTGATTATATAGTAGAGCCGAAACCCGAAAGGGAGAAGAGGAGTAGGAAGACTGAGCTGTATGATAAAGCGGATTATGCAGGTATAAGGAATGATTCAACGAATGATTCAATGAATTACACAACAAATCAATTTCAGATATCACGGAATTGAATGGGGAATAGAAATGattagaagaagaagaagaagcaagGTATGTTTCTTAATACAACATTGCTATAAGTCGGAAAGAATGTTAAACAATACTTGTTAAAAACGAATGGAAAAAgagataaaggaaaaggagacaaGATATAAATGTTAGCATGAGAAGAGAAACGACTCAGACATAATATTATCACTAAAGTTATGGGCTGATCTTGATGTGTACATAATCACATAAGGCGAGAGACCACAGTAAAGGATCAGCTGGAGAAGCTTACCAAGGATAGGGAAAATTTACATTGAATGAAGCAGCTAAAGGAAAGGTTCCATGAGGACTTAAAAAAAATGTTGGAACAGTTACCAGATATGGGAGGAGAATGTTTCCTCTTGACACGGGAGGAGAATATTTCCTCTTGACACGGGAGGAGAATATTTCCTCTTGACACGGGAGGAGAATGTTTCCTCTTGACACGGGAGGAGAATGTTTCCCTTGACACGGGAGGAGAATGTTTCCTCTTGACACGGGAGGAGAATGTTTTCCCTTGACACGGGTGGAGAATGTTTCCTCTTGACACGGGAGGAGAATGTTTCCTCTTGACACGGGAGGAGAATGTTTCCTCTTGACACGGGAGGAGAATGTTTCCTCTTGACACGGGAGGAGAATGTTTCCTCTTGACACGGGAGGAGAATGTTTCCTCTTGACACGGGAGGAGAATGTTTCCTCTTGACACGGGAGGAGAATGTTTCCCTTGACACGGGAGGAGAATGTTTCCTCTTGACACGGGAGGAGAATGTTTTCCCTTGACACGGGTGGAGAATGTTTCCTCTTGACACGGGAGGAGAATGTTTCCTCTTGACACGGGAGGAGAATGTTTCCTCTTGACACGGGAGGAGAATGTTTCCTCTTGACACGGGAGGAGAATGTTTCCTCTTGATACGGGAGGAGAATGTTTCCTCTTGACACGGGAGGAGAATGTTTCCTCTTAACACGGGAGGAGAATGTTTTCCCTTGACACGGGAGGAGAATGTTTTCCCTTGACACGGGAGGAGAATGTTTCGCCTTGACACGGGAGGAGAATGTTTCCTCTTGACACGGGAGGAGAATGTTTTCCCTTGACACGGGTGGAGAATGTTTTCTCTTGACACGGGAGGAGAATGTTTCCTCTTGATACGGGAGGAGAATGTTTCCTCTTGACACGGGAGGAGAATGTTTCCTCTTAACACGGGAGGAGAATGTTTCACCTTGACACGGGAGGAGAATGTTTCCTCTTGACACGGGAGGAGAATGTTTTCCCTTGACACGGGAGGAGAATGTTTCCTCTTGACACGGGAGGAGAATATTTCCTCTTGACACGGGAGGAGAATGTTTCCTCTTGACACGGGAGGAGAATGTTTCACCTAAGAGGATTAGATAAAAAAAATGCTGCAGTGATTTGAAGTGACCGGATCTGACCGTGGCTCCTAAGGGCAAGTGATGAAGTACTCTGCTAACCGCTTACAATGATCTCCAGATCATCACTGAAGACGGGGATTATGCCAAATAGGTGGCAGGAAGCACTTGCCACATATTACACAACGCAGTACACAGACAAGAACCATTACACTGCAGATTATCGTCCTTAACGACCATTCCTCACAAAAAGCAAGGATAATTCCGAAAAAATAAGAAACAAAATGACGATGTATCTTTAGTTAGGTTATCTCGAGGTGGTACCGAGGATCAATGTCACCAtgaccggtctctgaccaggagtCTTCTAGTTGGTGATCTAATCAAGGAGGCTGATAGACGCCGCATCTCGCAGTCTGGCAAGAATTACAGCCTAGTTAATCAAATGTTATCTAGAAGTGTTGATCAAGTTCCCTCTAGAACACCGTGAGAGTCGGCTTGTTAGTGCCTACCATGTACAACTaccacccctcatcccccccccctaaacacacacatacttgctctcactctcacacaacaTGGGACTAGTGAGGTTTCATTACCATGCTCGCCCCATATGGATGTGTAAGTTAGGCTGGATTCCGCGTGCGTGGATGTTATCTTGCGATGATAAGTTTCTTGAGAAAATGATATGCGAACCTGGGTTAGCTGCCCCTTACAATGACGTTGGCACCAGGATTAAGCTGCCCTCCTGCCCTTGGCACCAGGATTAAGCTGCCCTCCTGCCCTTGGCACCAGGATTAAGCTGCCCTCCTGCCCTTGGCACCAGGATTAAGCTGCCCTCGTGCCCTTGGCACCAGAATTAAGCTGCTCTAACAGTGACCTTGGCACCAGGATTAAGCTGCCACTTACAGTGAAATGGGTACCAGGATTAAGCTGCAGATCTTACGATAAGATTTTTTAATCCAACAGCTTAATCCCAGTAAGCTGTTGCGGTGACCTTAGcaacctccagaggttgataggtcttacagCTTAATCCTTGATTAAGGATTAAGCATCTTACTTAATCCTTGCATCTTACAGCTTAATCCTTGATTAAGCTGTAAGATGCAGCTTAAACCTATGCTTAAACTAAGCTCATTGTACAGCTTAATTCTAAGCTTGTTTTAAGCGCACTGTACAGCTTAATCCTAAGCTTATTCTTAACTCACTGTTCAGCTTAATCCTAAACATATTATAAACGcaatatatatatcttacttCTAAGCGTATTCTAAGCGCATTGTACAGCTTAATCATAAGCCTTTTCTAAGTTTATTGTACAGCCTAATCCTAAGGTTAAGCTTACAATGAGCTGGGAGACCACGAATAATCTGGATTTTACAACAAGATAAAGACAAGGATTAAGATGTCTCTTAAGCAGACAACCAGGATTGGGCTGCCCCTTACAATGAGTTAGGGACAACTGAAAGATTCTCTGGGCCAACTTACACGTACAGGAAGTTGAGAGAATGAATCTTGACGTTGGGAAGAGGCTTCTCTTCATCACTCTTCGTCCCTTCGCTACCTTGCTTACCCTTCCCCCACCTTCCTATCCTTCCCCtatccttccccaccttccctctccttccccaccttccctctccttccccaccttccctcttcttcccccctatcctgttgtttaagattcgctgctcagaacaataagttccagtagcacgggctatggtgagcccataaaaaTAATCAAAGCCACTATCCCTACACTCTACAACTTATCCTACTCTTCATCTCTTCGCCTCTCCTTCACAACACCGTACATACCATTCACAACCTTCCCTGAGGTCCAGGCACGCAAgttacagtcccgctcctgtgccaggttagtccactacgggctcaccatagcccgtgctacttgtgaactttttattcccagtagctgaatctataacaacaacaacaggcacctgGGTACTTGgggacctcgcggctgagtggatagcgcgtagggtgtcgtagtcctaatggctcgggttcgattctcggcggaggcggaaacaaatgggaagagtttcattcatcctgatgccccttgttcacctagaagtaaataggtacctgggagttagacagctgctacggggtgcttcctggggatgtgtgtgtgttagaaatatatgtagtagatattatAGAAGAAAACtagattgattagaaaggcggggtttaAGAGCTGTATTTGTGTCTgcccgattctgcagacacaaatagcaaatacacacacacacacacacacacacacacacacgcacgcacacacacacacacacagagtgtgggTTGGTTATTATAGTTGTGGGACTCTGAAATTATGCTGATGGGTGAGAATGGGTAGACAGATGTGGGCCGGGATTGACATAGTGTGGGAAAGGGTTAGTGTTGTTGATGCCAGTGTCACTAGATCGTAGTGTGGATGGGTATGGTGGGAAGTGACGATTGTTTGTAGTGAAGAAGGTGAGATGTGTCGATTGAAGaagccaccccaagaggtggcacgggcatgagtagcccgtaagggATGTGTCGGAGAgccgaggttcaagagagggcttAGAGAGAGGATGTGAGGTGATTTGGGGGTGTGGGAAATCATGTAATGGGGTGTGATGGGGTGTAAGGTTCAGCACATTGGATTGGAATGGTTCAAAGGTGCTGAAGGGGGGAAGTCAGGAAGATTAGTAGTGGGGATAGAAGGGAGATTGGAGGTAGATGGAGGTAAGGGTTGCGTATGGGGGTGTTACATGTGGGGAACCTACggatggaggaggagggtttTTAAGAAAGAAGGTGATGACGAAAGAACCAATATTATGAGGAAGATTTCGAAGTAGAGAAATAACAGGTGATGTGAGAGGGAGTGGGGGAACGGGAGGAGGGAGGAGCTGCTGGGGAAGGGGATTCTTCAGGATTCGTTAGGAAAGTACGTTCAAAAAAACTTAAAAAAATCCCATTAACAAACGTGGATTCAAACATTCTTACACAAATTAACAAGTACAGTCGTCCGTTACTTTCAGTTTAGGACAGAGATAAACTCCTCAAGGCAACTGTACCCTCACAGGAGGTTTACAGAGCCAAGCAAAAAAAATATAAACACAATCGTATCATTAATTTTGCCGACCCGCAAAAAAAAATGGAGGATAACAAAAATCGACTTTGCCAATAATTTGGTTACATGGACTGACTTTTAACACGAGAGAAGTCTGGGGAGTCCAGCTCAAGGAACCTCACGACGCTCCTTGACGTCTTGGGTTTTAACGTTTACTGGGGGAAGGAGAGTCTGGatgctgagagagagagtgtggtggagtcatctccaccacacacacaagagttatTCTTGGGTCAGGACCTGTGGCCGCTGGGCAAGCACCAGCATCTGCGTCTCTCTCCAGGACACAGGCACCAGCTGTGATCTCTCCTCCCCAGGACACAGGCACCAGCTGTGATCTCTCCTCCCCAGGACGCGGGCACCAGCTGTGATCTCTCCTCTCCAGGACACGGGCACCAGCTGTGATCTCTCCTCTCCAGGACACAGGCACCAGCTGTGATCTCTCCTCCCCAGGACACGGGCACCAGCTGTGATCTCTCCTCCCCAGGACACGGGCACCAGCTGTGATCTCTCCTCCCCAGGACACGGACACCAGCTgtgacccctctccccaggacacaAGCACCAGCTGtgaccctcctcctccccaggaCACAAGCACCACCTGTGACCCCCTCCTCCCCAAGACACAAGCACCACCTGTGACCCCCTCCCCAGGGGACACTGAACATTCATCAGGATCTCCCATTCTCAACAACACCAATAAACTCTCCGGTGGTGCCTCATCAGACGTGTTGGAGTGGCTCCCCACCTTGACAACCAGGGCTCTCCTGTCCAGTTCCTGGTTCACACAAACAGTATACCAGCCTTGACTTACTGCCTGAAGTGTCCaggatgttgggtggtggtggtggtggttcgggAGTTGTTAAgggtggtgttgtctgtggtggaggtggtggtggtggtgattgtggtggtggtgattgtggtggtggtggtggtggtggaggttgtttTGGTGAAGAAGTGTAAATAAT
The sequence above is a segment of the Procambarus clarkii isolate CNS0578487 chromosome 44, FALCON_Pclarkii_2.0, whole genome shotgun sequence genome. Coding sequences within it:
- the LOC138350123 gene encoding involucrin-like, with product MEKRRLDVGTESDISEGTSGRGGDDGSGGGCRHKHGEPGSLLSGQQKIGSLLSGQQKIGSLLSGQQEIGSLLRGQQEIGSLLSGQQEIGSLLRGQQEIGSLLRGHQKIGSLLSGQQEIGSLLRGQQEIGSLLRGQQEIGSLVSGQQKIGSLLSGQQEIGSLLRGQQEIGSLLRGQQVIGSLLRGQQEIGSLLRGQQKIGSLLRGQQEIGSLLRGHQKIGSLLSGQQEIGSLVSGQQEIGSLVSGHQKIGSLVSGQQKIGSLLKGQQEIGSLVSGQQEIGSLVSGQQKIGSLLSG